One window from the genome of Paenibacillus azoreducens encodes:
- a CDS encoding ABC transporter permease: protein MNKPEPQLTPPIIRPSSRWNSVTTSPHFVYVLIAPLFLILLAYVIYPFFQTFLQSIKMDGSFSLQNYSRFFSLEHTANLEALWTSVYISVLSVITCGIVGVGMAFLLERYEFPGRKLLSVLVLVPMALPPLIGVLSFEFLYGSSGIIPRGLQHLFHLEKPPFTLKGIWGVLVVHTFTMYTYFYMTASSAIKGLDPSLEEAAANLGANRFTIWRRVILPMLTPAIVAASLLVFMISMASYTAPLIFGIERTMTMQIYLSRTNGDLDMAATQSTLLSVVSILFLILMRWYQGARNYQNMSKGVSVHRTEVKSKAGRNTAMVLSFLGVLVLMLPILVIILLAFSEDGKWTTQVLPPSYTLDHFKDLFTDSKTWRPIANSFKISIAATIGNLLFGVAAAYAIVRMKFKGKTLLDILIMLPWALPGTVVAVNLITAFSEPNAFSFGQVLIGSFWILPLAYFVRHLPLIFRSTSSTLMQTDRSVEEAARNLGASWWYTFRRVVFPMALSGILAGTLLALVEGIGEFVASILLYTNKTTPISVEIFQRMYAFEFGTACAYGVLQIVMIIFVLYVSRKLTGGNAGSAI, encoded by the coding sequence ATGAATAAACCAGAGCCTCAATTGACACCGCCGATCATTCGTCCGAGCAGCCGTTGGAATTCGGTGACGACCTCGCCGCATTTTGTGTATGTATTGATTGCGCCGTTATTTCTGATTCTTTTGGCGTATGTGATCTATCCGTTTTTCCAGACATTCCTGCAAAGCATTAAAATGGATGGCAGCTTTTCGCTCCAAAACTACTCGCGTTTTTTTAGCCTTGAGCACACGGCCAATTTGGAGGCGCTTTGGACGAGCGTGTATATCTCGGTGCTAAGCGTGATCACCTGCGGCATCGTGGGGGTAGGAATGGCGTTCCTGCTGGAAAGATACGAGTTCCCGGGACGCAAGCTGCTTTCGGTGCTCGTACTCGTGCCGATGGCTCTGCCGCCGCTGATCGGGGTGCTCTCTTTTGAGTTTTTGTATGGTTCGAGCGGTATTATTCCGCGGGGATTGCAGCATTTGTTTCATTTGGAAAAGCCGCCTTTTACCCTAAAGGGCATCTGGGGCGTGCTTGTCGTCCATACGTTTACGATGTACACCTATTTTTATATGACGGCATCTTCGGCGATCAAGGGACTTGATCCGTCACTTGAGGAAGCCGCGGCCAACCTGGGAGCGAACCGGTTCACGATCTGGCGCCGGGTGATTCTGCCGATGCTGACGCCGGCGATCGTTGCGGCATCGCTGCTCGTCTTTATGATTTCGATGGCGTCGTATACCGCGCCGCTGATTTTCGGAATCGAACGGACGATGACGATGCAGATTTACCTGTCGCGTACCAACGGCGACCTGGATATGGCTGCGACGCAATCGACGCTGCTGTCGGTCGTGTCCATCCTGTTCCTCATTTTGATGAGATGGTATCAGGGCGCCCGGAATTACCAAAACATGAGCAAAGGCGTCAGCGTTCATCGGACCGAAGTGAAAAGCAAAGCCGGCAGAAACACCGCGATGGTGTTGTCCTTCCTCGGGGTGCTGGTGCTTATGCTGCCGATTCTCGTCATCATCCTGCTGGCTTTTTCGGAAGACGGGAAGTGGACGACCCAGGTCCTGCCGCCGTCTTACACGCTGGATCATTTCAAAGATTTGTTCACCGACAGCAAAACATGGCGTCCCATCGCGAACAGCTTTAAGATCAGCATCGCGGCAACGATCGGCAATCTTCTGTTCGGGGTCGCTGCGGCATACGCCATCGTACGCATGAAATTCAAAGGGAAGACACTGCTCGATATTCTGATCATGCTGCCTTGGGCGCTTCCGGGCACGGTCGTTGCCGTCAACCTGATTACGGCATTCAGCGAGCCGAATGCGTTCTCTTTCGGCCAGGTGCTGATCGGCAGCTTTTGGATTTTGCCGCTCGCCTATTTTGTGCGGCATCTGCCGTTGATCTTCCGCTCGACTTCGTCGACGCTGATGCAAACCGACCGCTCAGTGGAGGAAGCGGCCCGCAATCTGGGTGCATCCTGGTGGTATACATTCCGCCGCGTCGTATTCCCGATGGCGCTGAGCGGCATTCTTGCCGGCACTTTGCTGGCGCTGGTGGAAGGGATCGGCGAATTTGTCGCCTCGATTCTGCTGTATACGAACAAGACGACACCGATCTCCGTCGAGATCTTCCAGCGGATGTATGCATTCGAGTTCGGCACCGCATGCGCTTACGGCGTGCTGCAAATCGTGATGATCATTTTCGTTCTTTATGTTTCCCGCAAGCTGACCGGCGGCAATGCCGGATCCGCCATTTGA
- a CDS encoding PIG-L family deacetylase — protein MSQSRAKRRTKRWVAASVSLVLAGTLAFQAGPQTAAADRGVVDLWKAIKPLSTIASAMNTGAHPDDEHSATLAYLSLGLGVDTYSVIANRGEGGQNEIGSELGNALGIIRTRELQEASKITNVTLANLSQKLDDPIYDFGFSKSPDETLAKWGEDVAYERLIRQIREKRPDVLIPAFLNEPSTHGHHRAVNVLTVRAFKDAGNPQVFPKQLEEGLQPWQPKKLYVPASEKDYDVSLPVNEYSELYGASYSQLGEESRYMHKSQGMGRQIDEGQGTAYYKLQESADGKKAGGKPEASLFGGIAFTFEDLAQELDAKGKDNKVVKQLKTLQEDANEVIAAYPSFAKVAREVHGMKADVKTTVELVKASSLEQVAKNDLLHRLAVKEKQLDKASQEATSVVVKVKPETGELISGQTAKVTVTAFNGGEVDISKVNLKLNVPEGWTAKAAGADSFDKLAKNQTVKTEFEVTVPKQVADFNPYALPLISADIRYEAFGTEASLHAVPDNAVAVLPPVALSLSPEAAVLNTLKPDDAVSVKVTATNYAPGAEKTKISLKTPEGWTVEPAVQELSFAAKYETKAAEFIVKAPANVKPGSYDLSAISSDGTSDSSRTVQVIQYPHIGKTYYVKPANLAIQAFDLKAPQGLKVGYVSSGFDNIDQVLRQVGVNVTNLDAKTVQFGDLSQYDTIVLGIRAYAFRPELIPSNQRLLDYVKNGGNLVVQYHKPEDKWSPDLAPYPIKIGQPLIQWRVTDENSKVTMLAPEHPIFNTPNKITAADWDNWIQDRSAYNPSEWGKEYTELISNGDPGEKEFTGTFLTANYGKGTYTYSSLVWYREIPNLVPGSIRMFVNMISLKQNGTASTSVAAAPPK, from the coding sequence TTGAGTCAATCGAGAGCAAAACGCAGGACGAAAAGGTGGGTGGCGGCTTCCGTCAGCCTGGTTCTGGCCGGAACGCTGGCTTTTCAAGCTGGTCCCCAGACAGCGGCTGCAGACAGGGGGGTGGTCGATTTATGGAAAGCGATTAAACCTCTCAGCACCATTGCAAGCGCGATGAACACGGGGGCTCACCCGGATGATGAGCACAGCGCGACACTTGCGTATCTTTCCTTGGGATTGGGTGTTGATACATACAGTGTCATAGCCAACCGGGGAGAAGGCGGGCAAAACGAAATCGGCAGCGAGCTGGGCAATGCCCTTGGTATCATCCGAACCAGAGAGCTGCAGGAAGCGTCCAAGATCACCAACGTTACCCTGGCTAACTTAAGCCAAAAGCTGGACGATCCGATCTATGATTTCGGCTTCTCCAAAAGCCCCGACGAAACGTTGGCCAAATGGGGCGAGGACGTCGCTTATGAACGGTTGATCCGTCAAATCCGGGAGAAGCGCCCGGATGTGCTGATTCCGGCCTTCCTGAACGAACCTTCGACGCACGGTCATCACCGTGCCGTGAATGTGCTGACCGTACGGGCATTCAAGGATGCGGGAAATCCGCAGGTGTTTCCTAAGCAGCTGGAAGAAGGGCTTCAGCCATGGCAACCGAAGAAGCTGTATGTACCGGCCTCGGAAAAAGATTATGACGTCTCATTGCCGGTAAACGAATATAGTGAGCTGTACGGCGCTTCCTATTCCCAACTGGGCGAAGAATCCCGGTATATGCATAAGAGTCAAGGGATGGGAAGACAAATTGACGAAGGTCAAGGAACAGCATATTACAAGCTGCAAGAATCGGCGGACGGCAAGAAGGCCGGCGGTAAGCCGGAAGCGTCGCTTTTTGGCGGGATCGCCTTCACGTTCGAGGATTTGGCGCAAGAGCTTGATGCGAAAGGAAAGGACAACAAAGTCGTCAAGCAGTTAAAAACACTGCAGGAAGACGCAAACGAAGTCATTGCCGCTTATCCATCATTTGCGAAAGTGGCCCGCGAAGTCCATGGGATGAAAGCGGACGTAAAAACAACCGTCGAGCTGGTAAAGGCTTCGTCTTTGGAGCAAGTGGCGAAAAACGATCTGCTGCATCGGCTGGCCGTGAAGGAGAAGCAGCTCGATAAGGCAAGCCAAGAGGCAACGTCCGTCGTGGTTAAAGTGAAACCCGAGACCGGCGAGCTGATTTCAGGGCAAACCGCAAAAGTGACAGTCACCGCCTTTAACGGCGGCGAGGTGGATATCAGCAAAGTCAATTTGAAGCTGAATGTGCCGGAAGGCTGGACCGCCAAGGCAGCTGGGGCGGACAGCTTCGACAAGCTTGCCAAAAATCAGACGGTAAAAACGGAGTTTGAGGTCACCGTGCCCAAGCAGGTGGCGGACTTTAATCCATACGCCCTCCCGCTGATTTCTGCGGATATCCGGTATGAAGCGTTCGGGACGGAAGCGTCGCTGCATGCGGTTCCGGATAATGCGGTAGCGGTGCTGCCGCCGGTTGCATTGTCGCTCAGCCCGGAGGCGGCGGTTCTGAATACGCTGAAGCCGGATGATGCCGTATCGGTCAAGGTTACGGCAACGAATTATGCGCCAGGTGCGGAGAAAACCAAGATTTCACTGAAAACGCCTGAAGGTTGGACGGTGGAACCTGCGGTGCAGGAATTGAGCTTTGCAGCCAAATACGAGACCAAGGCGGCCGAGTTTATCGTCAAGGCGCCGGCAAATGTGAAGCCGGGAAGTTATGATCTGTCGGCCATATCGAGCGACGGTACGTCAGACAGCAGCAGAACGGTGCAGGTGATCCAGTATCCGCATATCGGCAAAACCTATTATGTCAAACCAGCCAACCTTGCCATTCAGGCGTTTGATCTGAAGGCGCCGCAAGGACTGAAGGTCGGTTATGTTTCCAGCGGTTTTGATAATATCGATCAGGTGCTGCGCCAAGTGGGCGTCAATGTGACGAATCTGGACGCCAAAACGGTTCAGTTCGGCGATCTGTCGCAGTACGATACGATCGTGCTTGGCATCCGGGCCTACGCCTTCCGTCCGGAGCTGATTCCAAGCAATCAACGTCTGCTCGATTATGTGAAAAATGGCGGCAACCTGGTTGTTCAATACCACAAGCCGGAGGACAAATGGTCGCCGGATTTGGCCCCGTATCCGATCAAGATCGGTCAGCCGCTTATCCAGTGGCGCGTGACGGATGAAAACTCGAAGGTGACCATGTTGGCGCCGGAGCATCCGATCTTCAATACGCCAAATAAGATCACGGCAGCCGACTGGGATAACTGGATTCAAGACCGCTCCGCCTACAACCCGTCCGAATGGGGCAAGGAGTATACGGAGCTGATCTCGAACGGAGACCCTGGAGAGAAAGAATTTACCGGAACGTTCTTGACCGCTAACTACGGCAAGGGCACTTACACGTACAGCTCGCTTGTCTGGTACCGTGAAATACCAAATCTTGTACCTGGTTCGATCCGGATGTTCGTCAACATGATCAGCCTGAAGCAAAATGGAACGGCATCAACCAGCGTGGCGGCAGCTCCGCCTAAATAA